ACGCTGACGCTACAGAAGTAAGTTCAGACGATGCAAATGATGTTGTTTCTGAAACTGCGGATGCCATAGAAATTTCTCCGGAAGAACTGGAAGAAACCGTTGTTGTGAGTGACAACCAAAAAGCTTTGGATGCCATAGCAGATTCCAATGCTGAAGAAAGCGAAGACGAAACACTAAAAGAGCGTCATGAAATCCCAATGCAGGATTATGAAGCAATGGACATGGAATCGCTTGTAGCAGAACTGGAAAAACTTGTTGCTGTAGAAAAAGTAATGTCTGTGAAAGACCATGTAGAAGAGCTTCGTTCTGCTTTCCTATCAAAATACAACCACTTCATTGAAGAGAAAAGAGAAGAGTTTCTGGCTGAAAACCCGGACACTACAGAAGATTTCCATTACCATCTTCCATTAAAAGTCAAATTTGATACACTAATCAATCAATATAGAGACAAGAAAAACACACATTTCAAAAGCCTTCAAAACAATCTAAAAGCAAATCTGGATGTGCGTTTGGCTATTGTTGAAGAACTTAAAGAATTAATCAATCCACAGGAAAATATCAAGGACACGCTTAAGCATTTCAATGAATTGCGTGAAAGATGGAAAAATGCTGGTCCTATTCCAAGAGACAAATACAATCACGTTTGGAATAACTATCATTTCCATGTTGAAAATTTCTATGATTACCTGCATCTTGACAGAGAAGCCAGAGATTTGGACTTTAAGCACAACCTTGAGCAAAAGCAAAGAATCATTTCCCGTGTTGAAGAACTTGTGAATGAGCCGGATGTTAACAAGGCATTCCGCGAATTGCAAGACCTTCATAAAATCTGGAAAGAAGATATAGGCCCGGTTTCAAGAGAACACCGTGAAGCAATTTGGAACACATTTAGTGAACTGACTAAAAAAATCCATGATAAAAGAGAATTACTGTTCGAAAAACAAAGAGGTACAGAACAGGAAAATCTTGAGAAGAAAAAAGAGATTATATCAAAAATAGCGGAACTTGCCAAAGAAAAAGTCGAAGCACACTCTTCATGGCAGGCTCAAATTGAAAAAGTTGAGGCTTTACGCAATGAGTTCTTTGCTACCGGAAAAGTTCCTGCCGATGTTAATGAAGAAACCTGGTCTGCCTTTAAAAATGCTGTCCGTGACTTCAATGCACTGAAAAACTCTTTCTATAAGGATATCAAAAAAGACCAGCAGGAAAACCTGAACAAAAAAATGGCTTTGGTGGAAAGAGCCAAATCATTAAAAGACAGTGAAGATTTTGCAGCAACCACTCCTGTAATGAAACAAATTCAGGAAGAATGGAAGCAGATTGGCCATGTTCCAAGAAAATATTCAGACAGTATCTGGAAAGAATTCAAAGAAGCGTGTAATCATTATTTTGACAAACTTCATGCCCAGAGA
This is a stretch of genomic DNA from Flavobacterium lindanitolerans. It encodes these proteins:
- a CDS encoding DUF349 domain-containing protein — translated: MLEEKNDNLHEADGSNENETQNVSQNENSQIEEPNENNADATEVSSDDANDVVSETADAIEISPEELEETVVVSDNQKALDAIADSNAEESEDETLKERHEIPMQDYEAMDMESLVAELEKLVAVEKVMSVKDHVEELRSAFLSKYNHFIEEKREEFLAENPDTTEDFHYHLPLKVKFDTLINQYRDKKNTHFKSLQNNLKANLDVRLAIVEELKELINPQENIKDTLKHFNELRERWKNAGPIPRDKYNHVWNNYHFHVENFYDYLHLDREARDLDFKHNLEQKQRIISRVEELVNEPDVNKAFRELQDLHKIWKEDIGPVSREHREAIWNTFSELTKKIHDKRELLFEKQRGTEQENLEKKKEIISKIAELAKEKVEAHSSWQAQIEKVEALRNEFFATGKVPADVNEETWSAFKNAVRDFNALKNSFYKDIKKDQQENLNKKMALVERAKSLKDSEDFAATTPVMKQIQEEWKQIGHVPRKYSDSIWKEFKEACNHYFDKLHAQRNEVNSEELEAFEKKKAYLETIRDFELTGEHKADLDAIKAHIETWKGFGKVPHARRHIEGKFNKILDALFDKLSLSKKDSEMARFNSRIDQLSSSDDSRKLENEKIFLIRKIEEVQQEIFQLENNIQFFANAKKDNPMVLEVKKNIERHKESLQMWKEKLKQVRNLKTE